ttgAGTCGGAATCGGAGAGGATTAAGGGTTATGACGACTAGGGTTTAATTAGAGAAGAAGAGAGATGAGAGAGGCAGAGAGAATAGGGGCGGCGTCTTAGGGGAAATGTGGTTAGGGTTTCTGGGTTGGGGTTAATTAAAAGGGGTTGGTTTATTAGGGGCCGTTGATCATGTGAGATCATCGGCCAAGATGAGAGAATGGGGTTAGGCGGGTTGTTTAAACGGGTATGGGTAGTGGGTTGCTGGGTATTTTATAAGGGGTATTTTGGTTTTGGGCTTAGGGTAATTAGGCTAAGGTTTGGGTAGATTGGGCTAAGGCATGGGTAGTATTGGGTCCGAAAAATAGGTAAGAAATTGGGCTATTAATTAAATACCCCAAATATTATCAAAATAATTTGTTGAAAATGCTTAATAAATGAATGCAAATATTATTTATTCACTTAAATGCTTaaaataataactttgtattgtaaaaatataaatttgttATTTTGATATAAATAATATAGAATAAAGAGCCTTTATGTATGAATATAggccattattgcaaaattagataaatagcttaaaaatgctaatgtaattatatgaaatgaaataaaatatttgaaacatatattatatgtgcaaaaataataattttaggtaactaaggcatcacaaaataatttaaagggataatgactaaatatttatataatttaaatgcaagaaaattaatttaaagctctaaatTTTTTTGAACAATtgtagaaaatgcttgtataggtttgtaaactaaatattgtcgcaaatatgctattttgaaagtatatatgtattttgaaaaatatgagggcaaaattgggtatcaacatctGCTcttctttacccgggaatgatgaaagagttgtcgggtaaagaaaatgatgaccgattttgaccgaatgaggtgatttaaaaaatggaggccgaaccctggttcctgagttacCTATATATCCCCGGTGTTTcaggaatcaggccgtgtgtagttttggatccaacggtgaactgaaCCGAGAGAGTTGTTGTAGGAATGGTCGTATGTTTTGAAAGGTTCCTTTGGGTAGGATATTATCGGATGAATTTATGCGAAGTCATGAATGCAAATTTAAAACATTATGGATGTATCACTGATCAAATATCTGAACGGTCGTAGAGTAAAAGATGGGTAATTTGATGGCGGTTGGTttcgtttgaaataattgcaggatgtgaacgttAAATGGAAAccagagcgaagattgctcccgttaggagaacagttacttcctggattacctgcaaaacttaaaacacgatgcacgcaagtatatatggattattgcgagaatttaaacaagatgcaaattccctttggaccatggaagttgtctttggacggtgaggatgatgtccttagaccatgacgtcctgggccatgaatcatgtgataagggattcgcaggccatgaaatgatgtcctcggtccatgaaaatggtgcctctgaaccatgacacatttgaataatgatgtgcaatactgATAGATCCTCAGgacatggaatggtgtcttctagctatgaggatgatgccttcggactatgatgcctttggatAAAATGGCAATGTTTCAGCCCATGGAATGCAAAGACATGATGTTTGGTCATATGCGAAGATACGATAAGATAAAGCTTAGTCTTGGGTaaggtgagggcagtgcttagccctggGTGAGTAGAGGATAGTGCTAGGTTTTAGATGGCATAATGAAAATAGCATTTTAGTCTtgaggaaaaggcagtgcttagccttatgcaaaaaggggaggcagggcttagcctcatgcaaataggagacaatgcttagttttttgcaaaggaaggcagtgcttagcctcatgcaagaaaaggcagtgcttagccttatgcaattagggaggcagggcttagccttgtgcaaaataggagacaatgcttagtctcatgcagataAGAGACAATGCTTTGTCTCGATGCaaaggaaggcaatgcttagccttatgcaattagggaggcatgGCTTAACTTCAtgaaaaataggagacaatgcttagtctcgatgcaaagaaaagagataatgcttagtcttttgcaaaggaaggcagtgcttagcctcatgcaaggaaaggcaattcttagccttatgcaattaggaaggcagggcttagcctcatgtaaagaaaggcagtgcttagccttatgcaattagggaggcagggcttagcctcatgcaaaataggagacaatgcttagtcttgatGTAAGGAAAGGCAACACTTAGCCTTGTGTaattagggaggcagggcttagcctcatgcaaagaaaacGATGAGTGATATTAGAGTGTTTCTTAGCTGGAGATGCTTGGGATAGATAATCTGCTATCTTGAAGGTGGTGACTTGATGTGTCTGGAGATATTATTGTCTTACTATGCCTGCATCCaaataaaaattgtgagttttgtagGGGAAAGTTGGTTCGCGCTTTTGTCTTCTGCTTTGCTTGTGCTCCTGTCTTGAGATCCTGtttgagtcaccctgggtaacatcTGGCTATTTACATGCGTGCatttgatgaatgtagttatttaaaatatagtagtatgcaatatcaactaagttagatgaaccaatgaacgtgacatattttagagacattgcgacctccttgctttagaattttgagggtcctcctcaaaattctgccccagtttaaaagcAATTCTTTGATTGTTCTACGTATGACGAAATTGGCTGGatttgctttagaattttgaggagaatcctcaaaattctgccccagtttctgaccatggcaaaaatgaagattttattgatatgtgaccaaacccacagggctgcctacgtatcccctcttaaacaggaattaggtcaagcgtagttcagttacatcagatgaagaaatgtaaacaatctaaacataatatctcttgactgcgtttGAGTTGATAAGTTTTGGCCAAAATTCTCTTTCCATCTCTGCAAGTATGAGTGTTCCTCCaattagtactctgtgaaccatgtaggtCCCTTGCTAATTGAGTGAAAAGTTTCCTTTGGCTTCATATTGATGCGAGAAGATTCGCTTCAGCACCAGCTGCCCTGGCATGAATTGTCTAGGTCTGActcttttgttgaaagctctggataTTCTGTTTTGgtaaagttgaccgtgacataccgcATTCATTCTTTTTTCGTCAATGAGAGCCAGTTTTTCATAGCGACTTTGGATCCATTCTGtatcactgagttcagcctcttgtatgattctcaaagaaggaatttctacttcggcgggaatgacaacttcagtgccatagaccagcaaataaggagttgccccagttgatgtgcgaaccgtggtacgatatccaagtagggAAAATGgaaacttctcgtgccattgtttgtgatttTCTACCATCTTCGTTAATATctttttgatgttcttattggcgacTTCCACacctccattcatttgtggcatgtatgctgtggaattcttatgcttgatcttgaaggtttcacacatggatttcatcaaatcactgttaaggttggcgACGTTGTTGGTGATGATTGATTCCAGTACCCCGAATCGACAGACAATAATATCCCTAACGAAGTCCGCTACAACCTTCTTAGTTATAGCCTTGTAAGAtacggcttcaacccattttgtgaaataatctatagccactagaatgaaccggtgcccatttgaagcggcgggttcgattggactaatgacatccatcccccaagcagagaaaggacaaggtgcacttgttgcattgagttcattgggtggcactcatATCATATCAAtatgtacttggcattgatgacattttggacatacctgatgtagtatgtttccatagtcatccaaatatatcctgctcttaatatcttcttagctaagacgaagccattcatgtgtggtccgcaagttccggcatgtatctcttcaagcaatttggatgcttccttggcgtcgacacaccgtaattaccccagatctggagtccttctgtacagaattcctccgctttggaagaagtggttagataatcttcggagtgtgcgtttctgagtatgatttgcgtgctccgGGCATTCTCCTTTTGCCAActattctttgatgtcatggaaccatggatttccatcaatTTCTTCTTCAACGTGAGAACAATAAGCTGGCTGGTTATGAATCCCTACTGGGACatgatcgatgaaattcttatctgggtgttgtatcatggaagttaaagtggccaatgcatctgcgaactcattctggattctcggaacatgtttgaactctatttttgtgaatctcttcatcaactcttgtacacaGTACATATATGGTAATATTTTAGTGTTCTTCGTGGCCCACTCTCCTGAAAACTGATGTACCAAGAGATCGGAATCTCCAAtcaccagcaactcctgaacgtttatgtcaatggccaacttgagtcccaagatgcaagcctcatattctgccatattgttggtacatggaaacctgagttttgcggataccggattGTGTTGGCgggtttctgatactaagacaattctaatacctactcctttgaagtttgtgaCTCCATGAAGAACATCCTACAACTATCGTATGCTTCAGTGATGTCTTCTCCCACAAATGATACTTCgcgtcgggaaaatacgttttcaatgcttcgtattctccgtctacaggattttctgctaatgcttgccctttgactacCTTCTAAGTTAcctagatgatgtcgaactcactcagcagTATCTACCATTTTGCCAActttcccgtaggcatgggtttctggaagatgtatttcaacgggtccattcttgatatgagataCGTGGTGTAGGAacaaaagtagtgcctcaacttttgagctatccatgtcaaagcgcagCAGG
The DNA window shown above is from Nicotiana tomentosiformis chromosome 8, ASM39032v3, whole genome shotgun sequence and carries:
- the LOC138898080 gene encoding uncharacterized protein, translating into MCETFKIKHKNSTAYMPQMNGGVEVANKNIKKILTKMVENHKQWHEKFPFSLLGYRTTVRTSTGATPYLLVYGTEVVIPAEVEIPSLRIIQEAELSDTEWIQSRYEKLALIDEKRMNAVCHGQLYQNRISRAFNKRVRPRQFMPGQLVLKRIFSHQYEAKGNFSLN
- the LOC138898081 gene encoding uncharacterized protein — translated: MAEYEACILGLKLAIDINVQELLVIGDSDLLVHQFSGEWATKNTKILPYMYCVQELMKRFTKIEFKHVPRIQNEFADALATLTSMIQHPDKNFIDHVPVGIHNQPAYCSHVEEEIDGNPWFHDIKE